One genomic window of Vicugna pacos chromosome 18, VicPac4, whole genome shotgun sequence includes the following:
- the LOC102538990 gene encoding cytochrome P450 3A29-like — protein MDLIPSFSTETWVLLATSLVLLYLYGTYSHGRFKKLGIPGPRPLPYFGNVLAYRKGLWDFDSKCFKKYGKIWGFYDGQQPVLAITDPEMIKTVLVKECYSVFTNRRSFGLTGIMKNAISMAQDEQWKRIRTLLSPSFTSGKLKEMFPIIDQYGDMLVRNMRKEAEKGKPVTMKDIFGAYSMDVITSTAFGVNVDSLSNPQDPFVEYGKKLLKFNYLDPFVLSLLFFPFLTLVYEALNISLFPKSAVNFFTKSVKRMKENRLKDKQKHRVDFLQLMINSQNSKETGTHKALSDLELVAQGIIFIFAGYETTSNSLSLLVYELATHPDVQQKLQEEIDATFPNKAPPTYDGLVQMEYLDMVVNELLRLIPLAGRLERVCKKDVELNGVLIPKGTTVMVPVFILHHDPELWPEPEEFRPERFSKKNQDSINPYTYLPFGTGPRNCIGMRFAMMSMKLALVKVLQNFSFKPCKETQIPLKLITQSLSQPEKPVVLKVEPRDGTVNGA, from the exons ATGGACCTGATCCCAAGCTTTTCCACGGAAACCTGGGTTCTCCTAGCTACCAGCCTGGTGCTGCTCTATCT ATATGGGACTTACTCACATGGACGTTTTAAGAAGCTAGGGATTCCTGGACCGAGACCTCTGCCTTATTTTGGAAATGTTCTGGCCTACCGGAAG GGCCTTTGGGATTTTGacagtaaatgttttaaaaagtatggaAAAATATGGGG GTTTTATGATGGTCAACAGCCTGTGTTGGCTATCACAGATCcagagatgatcaaaacagtCCTAGTGAAAGAATGTTACTCTGTCTTCACAAACCGGCGG TCTTTTGGTTTAACCGGTATTATGAAAAATGCCATCTCTATGGCTCAGGATGAACAATGGAAGAGAATACGAACGTTGCTGTCTCCAAGCTTCACCAGCGGAAAGCTCAAGGAG ATGTTCCCCATCATTGACCAGTACGGAGATATGTTGGTGAGAAATAtgaggaaggaagcagagaaaggCAAGCCCGTCACCATGAAGGA CATCTTTGGAGCCTACAGCATGGATGTGATTACCAGCACAGCATTTGGAGTGAACGTTGATTCTCTCAGCAACCCACAAGATCCTTTTGTGGAATACGGCAAGAAGCTCTTAAAATTTAACTACTTAGATCCATTCGTTCTCTCACTAC tATTCTTTCCATTCCTCACCCTAGTCTACGAagctttaaatatttctctgtttcCAAAAAGTGCTGTGAATTTTTTCACAAAGTccgtaaaaagaatgaaagaaaatcgCCTCAAAGATAAACAAAAG CACCGAGTGGATTTTCTCCAGCTGATGATTAACTCCCAGAATTCCAAAGAAACGGGCACCCATAAAG CTCTGTCTGACCTAGAACTGGTGGCCCAAggcattatctttatttttgctGGCTATGAGACCACCAGCAATTCTCTCTCCTTACTTGTGTATGAACTGGCCACGCACCCCGATGTCCAACAGAAGCTGCAGGAGGAGATCGATGCGACTTTCCCCAACAAG GCGCCCCCCACCTACGATGGCCTGGTACAGATGGAGTATCTGGACATGGTGGTGAATGAATTGCTCAGGTTAATCCCACTTGCTGGTAGACTGGAGAGGGTCTGTAAGAAAGATGTGGAACTCAACGGGGTGCTCATTCCCAAAGGGACAACGGTGATGGTGCCAGTCTTCATTCTTCACCACGACCCAGAGCTCTGGCCAGAGCCTGAGGAGTTCCGTCCCGAAAG GTTCAGCAAGAAGAACCAGGACAGCATAAATCCTTACACATACCTGCCTTTTGGGACTGGACCCCGAAACTGCATCGGCATGAGGTTCGCTATGATGAGCATGAAACTGGCTCTCGTCAAAGTCCTGCAGAACTTCTCCTTCAAACCTTGTAAAGAAACACAG ATCCCCCTGAAATTAATCACTCAGTCGCTTTCACAACCGGAAAAACCTGTTGTTCTAAAGGTGGAGCCCAGAGATGGGACTGTAAATGGAGCCTGA